In Deltaproteobacteria bacterium, one DNA window encodes the following:
- a CDS encoding FAD binding domain-containing protein has translation MRLPKFEYFEPRDLKEALSLLRDEPSAKILAGGTDLLVNMKHRVECPQTIVNIKRIEGLDRIEQDHRGVRIGALTTLKRLYSTPLIAEKLPGLAEAAAAVGSYHHQVMGTVAGNLCQQNRCKFYNQSKQWRSSRPTCYKAGGEICHVLNKKEVCYSSYCGDLAPVLLVLNARLVLTGPEDRREMALEAFYSGDGKAPLGFNPGEILTEIIVPKDAAEGGSCYTKFANRESIDFPIVGAASWASAERKECRVAFTAVDRKPLRANQVEAFLNGKDLTEQTVNEAAGLASKAAGPVKTSVYSPSFKRRMMGLLLQDTVGQAVRRSHS, from the coding sequence GTGAGATTACCGAAATTCGAGTACTTCGAGCCAAGAGACCTTAAAGAAGCCCTCTCCTTATTACGAGACGAACCCTCCGCCAAGATACTGGCCGGGGGAACCGATCTCCTGGTCAACATGAAGCACAGAGTCGAATGCCCCCAGACCATCGTCAACATCAAGCGGATTGAAGGTCTGGACCGCATCGAGCAGGATCATCGGGGAGTGCGAATCGGCGCCCTGACTACGCTCAAACGCCTTTACTCCACGCCCCTGATCGCGGAAAAACTGCCGGGTCTGGCCGAAGCCGCCGCAGCGGTGGGATCTTACCACCATCAGGTCATGGGCACCGTGGCGGGAAACCTCTGCCAACAAAACCGCTGCAAGTTCTATAATCAATCCAAGCAATGGCGAAGCTCCAGGCCCACCTGCTACAAGGCCGGAGGCGAGATCTGTCACGTGCTGAACAAAAAAGAGGTCTGCTATTCGAGCTATTGCGGAGACCTGGCCCCAGTGCTTCTCGTACTGAATGCCCGTCTCGTACTGACCGGTCCCGAGGATAGAAGAGAAATGGCCCTGGAAGCGTTTTATTCCGGTGATGGAAAAGCTCCTCTCGGTTTCAATCCGGGAGAGATTTTGACTGAGATCATCGTACCGAAGGACGCAGCGGAAGGGGGATCCTGTTATACCAAATTCGCCAACCGGGAAAGCATCGATTTCCCCATCGTGGGAGCCGCGTCCTGGGCATCGGCGGAACGCAAGGAATGCCGGGTTGCCTTCACTGCGGTAGATCGAAAACCCCTCAGGGCGAACCAAGTCGAGGCTTTCCTGAATGGGAAAGACCTGACCGAGCAGACGGTAAACGAGGCCGCTGGCCTCGCTTCGAAAGCGGCCGGCCCGGTCAAAACGTCCGTGTATTCGCCCTCGTTTAAGCGCAGGATGATGGGATTGTTGTTGCAGGATACTGTCGGTCAGGCTGTGAGGAGGTCACACTCATGA
- a CDS encoding (2Fe-2S)-binding protein, with amino-acid sequence MKRIIELNINGDAYELLVSPNHTLLEVLRDKLGLMGTKRGCDLGACGACTVLVDGEAYLSCLMLAVDAAGRKITTIEGLAEGGDLHPLQRAFVDKGGLQCGFCTPGMILTAKAILDEEEHPTEAVIKKKMAGNLCRCTGYKKVVEAVMSVTEPAGKEG; translated from the coding sequence ATGAAACGTATTATAGAACTCAACATCAATGGAGATGCCTACGAACTGCTTGTGTCCCCGAACCATACGCTGCTCGAGGTCCTGAGAGACAAACTGGGTCTCATGGGAACCAAGCGAGGGTGCGACTTGGGCGCCTGCGGAGCCTGCACGGTGCTCGTTGACGGAGAGGCCTATCTGTCCTGCCTGATGCTGGCGGTCGACGCGGCCGGAAGAAAAATCACCACCATCGAGGGATTGGCGGAAGGCGGGGACTTGCATCCGTTGCAGAGAGCCTTTGTGGATAAAGGCGGACTTCAATGCGGTTTTTGTACACCCGGAATGATCTTGACCGCCAAGGCCATCCTGGATGAAGAAGAGCATCCTACCGAGGCGGTAATAAAGAAGAAAATGGCGGGCAACCTTTGCCGGTGCACCGGGTACAAGAAGGTCGTCGAGGCCGTGATGAGTGTCACGGAGCCGGCGGGAAAGGAGGGCTAG
- a CDS encoding molybdopterin-dependent oxidoreductase, whose protein sequence is MERELHVVGARLPMLDAAQKVKGAALFTDDLVLPGMLHGKILRSPLPHARILNIDTSAAEKLPGVKGVVTGKEIPDRQYGIVPMAKDEYALAKDKVRYIGDDVAAVCAVDSEIAEEAIELIKVDYEELPAVFDPLKAREESAPVIHEGIKYNTSFAIRKEFGDVEKAFAESDAVFEDMFYSQAVNHAPLEPHSALAQFDPLNGDLTVWSSTQIPFFLRRNLSNTLQIPERKVRVIKPKVGGGFGQKIDMFAKDFCAAWFAIRLGKPVKFTYDREEVFISTRQRHPMYITVKTGVKKDGTILGQKFQAFADGGAYNSTAPTMIALSCFFLMIPYRVPNLIYEGAHVYTNKPVGGAMRGHGIPQARFAVERQLDMIAERIGVDPVEIRIKNSIHAGEPHSGGFVIHTCGFAESVQKAAAAIGWKEKRGKLPPGRGVGVAGASFPSGVSNMSHISSGAVVQLGRDGAVNVLSGAADIGQGAETVISQIVAEELGVPLEDIRITAADTGITPLDPGTFGSGVTVRAGNAARLAAIAVRQKLFHLVADKLEANVADLEAKNRKISVKGSPDKGMTLDEALKTYQYEDLPMPIVGRSSWMAPASEPTTLFQQDGNFAPNYSFMTQAAEVDVDLHTGKVKLLKMVTAHDCGRAINPMLVEGQLEGSVVGGMGQALYEHVIVENGQVMNPSFLDYGFPTFMEMPVIEAIEVETDDPIGPFGAKESGEGTQLSPAPAIANAIYDAIGVDFMELPITPERILDALEEKS, encoded by the coding sequence ATGGAACGGGAATTACATGTTGTCGGCGCGCGTTTGCCCATGCTGGATGCTGCCCAGAAAGTGAAAGGGGCCGCTCTGTTTACGGATGATCTAGTGCTTCCGGGCATGCTCCACGGCAAAATCCTGAGAAGTCCGCTTCCTCATGCCAGAATTCTAAACATCGACACCTCCGCGGCGGAAAAACTTCCGGGCGTAAAAGGGGTGGTAACGGGCAAGGAGATCCCTGACCGGCAGTATGGAATCGTGCCCATGGCCAAGGATGAATATGCACTGGCCAAGGATAAGGTCCGCTATATCGGAGATGACGTGGCGGCCGTCTGCGCCGTGGATTCCGAGATCGCGGAAGAGGCCATCGAGCTGATCAAGGTGGACTACGAGGAACTGCCGGCCGTATTCGACCCCCTGAAAGCCAGGGAAGAGTCTGCTCCCGTGATTCACGAGGGCATCAAGTACAACACCTCCTTTGCCATCCGGAAAGAGTTCGGCGATGTGGAAAAAGCCTTTGCGGAGTCGGACGCTGTTTTTGAGGATATGTTCTATTCCCAAGCGGTGAATCACGCACCCCTCGAGCCTCATTCCGCGCTGGCCCAGTTCGATCCGCTCAACGGAGATCTCACGGTCTGGTCTTCCACTCAGATCCCGTTTTTTCTGAGAAGAAACCTGTCGAATACTCTTCAAATTCCGGAAAGAAAAGTGCGCGTCATCAAACCCAAGGTGGGTGGAGGGTTCGGGCAGAAGATCGATATGTTTGCAAAGGATTTCTGCGCCGCCTGGTTCGCGATTCGTCTCGGCAAGCCGGTGAAGTTTACGTACGATCGGGAGGAAGTGTTCATCTCGACCCGGCAGAGACACCCGATGTATATCACGGTGAAAACCGGCGTAAAGAAGGACGGCACCATCCTGGGACAGAAGTTTCAGGCGTTTGCGGACGGCGGCGCGTACAACAGCACCGCTCCTACAATGATTGCCCTGTCCTGTTTTTTCCTCATGATTCCCTATCGAGTACCGAATCTGATTTATGAAGGCGCTCATGTCTACACGAACAAACCGGTGGGCGGCGCCATGCGCGGACACGGTATTCCCCAGGCCCGATTCGCCGTGGAACGGCAGTTGGATATGATTGCGGAGCGTATTGGCGTCGATCCCGTCGAGATCCGAATCAAGAACAGCATTCATGCGGGGGAACCGCATTCGGGCGGGTTTGTCATTCACACGTGCGGTTTTGCGGAATCGGTCCAAAAGGCCGCCGCCGCCATCGGATGGAAGGAAAAGCGGGGCAAACTGCCTCCCGGCCGGGGCGTGGGTGTGGCCGGCGCTTCTTTTCCCAGCGGGGTCAGCAACATGAGCCACATCAGCTCCGGCGCCGTGGTTCAACTGGGCCGGGATGGAGCGGTCAACGTACTTTCCGGTGCCGCGGACATAGGACAGGGAGCGGAAACCGTGATCAGCCAGATCGTGGCTGAAGAACTCGGGGTGCCCCTCGAGGATATTCGGATAACCGCAGCGGACACGGGCATAACGCCTCTGGACCCCGGCACGTTTGGAAGCGGGGTCACGGTCAGGGCGGGAAACGCGGCGCGGCTGGCCGCCATCGCCGTGAGGCAAAAGCTGTTCCATCTGGTGGCCGATAAGCTGGAAGCCAATGTGGCCGATCTCGAGGCCAAAAACCGGAAAATCTCGGTAAAGGGTTCGCCCGACAAAGGCATGACGTTGGACGAGGCCCTGAAGACCTATCAATACGAGGATCTTCCTATGCCCATTGTAGGCAGGAGTTCGTGGATGGCGCCGGCCTCGGAACCCACCACGTTGTTCCAGCAGGATGGAAATTTCGCACCCAACTACTCGTTTATGACGCAGGCCGCTGAGGTCGACGTGGATCTTCACACGGGCAAAGTGAAGCTCTTGAAGATGGTGACGGCTCATGACTGCGGCCGGGCCATCAATCCGATGCTCGTCGAAGGCCAACTCGAAGGGTCCGTGGTGGGCGGCATGGGACAGGCTCTGTATGAGCATGTGATCGTAGAGAATGGACAGGTCATGAATCCGTCGTTTCTGGACTATGGTTTTCCCACCTTTATGGAAATGCCGGTCATCGAAGCGATCGAAGTGGAGACCGACGATCCCATCGGTCCCTTTGGGGCCAAAGAATCGGGTGAAGGCACCCAGCTGTCCCCGGCGCCGGCCATAGCGAACGCGATTTACGACGCCATTGGCGTGGATTTTATGGAACTTCCCATCACTCCGGAAAGAATCCTGGATGCCCTGGAAGAGAAATCGTAG